The proteins below come from a single Mya arenaria isolate MELC-2E11 chromosome 6, ASM2691426v1 genomic window:
- the LOC128238704 gene encoding uncharacterized protein LOC128238704 translates to MANGLKMNGCHDNVFHPGEPKNGLKPVYTANSSEFGGRKIRKVSDKEYQRDVTIGKAPDTFPCGHVLCHKCIRRHMTPSLEDKLCCPLCGKEASKIFTADPGTSLGYNVDEVDNITLLSNFDDMTKKFNGLKFSIRQLHRESVQSRSLAMTFTNCGCHLCNENHGTLQVLQEFNELQVTHVRPKLPPRAYYRLCQGDVVTSFYSQVNSCCICVPCTYKELRESEHFPTLRLLSDNEATHNPISVLAEVGKIIAKNTAPLESLHGKNVIEVDHKIRLQESADEFNFRETSDRIKRMVTEQEQNLIKLASYRIQDKGGLYHIKGSNSIEQNLNESVVW, encoded by the exons ATGGCGAACGGATTAAAGATGAACGGTTGCCACGACAACGTGTTCCACCCCGGGGAACCTAAGAATGGCTTAAAGCCCGTGTACACGGCCAATTCCAGTGAATTTGGGGGCCGGAAAATCCGGAAAGTGAGCGATAAAGAGTACCAAAGAGATGTCACCATAGGCAAGGCCCCGGACACTTTCCCGTGCGGGCACGTGCTGTGTCACAAGTGCATACGGCGGCATATGACACCTTCACTGGAGGATAAACTGTGTTGTCCGCTCTGTGGTAAAGAGGCCTCCAAAATATTCACCGCGGACCCAGGGACATCCCTAGGTTATAACGTAGACGAAGTGGACAATATAACGTTGTTATCCAATTTTGACGATATGACAAAGAAATTCAATGGACTCAAGTTTTCAATACGCCAGCTCCACCGAGAGTCTGTGCAGTCCCGAAGCCTTGCTATGACCTTCACGAACTGTGGTTGCCACCTGTGTAACGAAAACCACGGAACCCTCCAGGTGTTACAAGAGTTTAACGAGCTACAGGTGACCCATGTGAGGCCCAAACTGCCACCAAGAGCTTATTACAG GTTATGTCAGGGTGATGTGGTGACGTCATTCTACAGTCAGGTGAACTCGTGCTGTATATGTGTGCCGTGTACGTACAAGGAGCTCCGGGAGAGCGAACACTTCCCCACCCTCCGTCTCCTCTCCGATAACGAG GCCACTCACAACCCGATAAGCGTCCTGGCGGAAGTCGGCAAAATAATCGCGAAGAACACCGCTCCGCTGGAGTCCCTGCACGGGAAAAATGTGATAGAGGTCGACCACAAGATCCGGCTGCAGGAGTCGGCAGACGAATTTAATTTCCGGGAGACGTCAGACCGGATCAAGCGCATGGTGACGGAGCAGGAGCAAAACCTCATCAAATTGGCGTCATACCGGATTCAGGACAAGGGCGGCCTTTATCACATTAAGGGGAGCAACTCTATCGAACAGAACCTCAACGAAAGTGTCGTCTGGTAG